DNA from Nitrospinota bacterium:
TGACATCCATGCCATCGCCCCGGAAAAGACCATCAACACGCTGGACGCGGCCATCCTTTCAGCCAAGAACATGACCGACCTCATCGGCGACCTTTTGAACGTGAGCAGGCTTAAAAGCGGCAAGCTTGTCCCCAATTCGTCCTTCGTGGACGCGTTCAAGCTTGCCGCCGCCGCCATCACCACCATAAACCAGACCGCCGCCGCCAAAAATATCGGCGTTTCAAACGAAGTTCCGGAAGAGACGAGGCTTTATTGCGACGCGAACCTTATCATGGAGGTGCTGCGCAACCTTTTAAGCAACGCTATAAAGTTCACGCGTCCCGGCGGCAAGGTTGCCGTGTTCGTCCCGGAAAAGCCCGGAGGCTCCATTGGAGTGCGCGACACAGGCGTGGGGATCGCCGCCGGGGTGATTGAAAACCTGTTCAAGTACGAGGAAAAGACCACCACCGTCGGCACCGCCGGAGAAAGGGGGACGGGCCTCGGGCTTCCCTTATGCGAAGATATAGTGCGGGCCCATGGCGGCAGCATTTCGGTGGAGTCTTCGCAGGGGGGCGGCACATGCTTCATTGTGAGACTGCCGGAGGTCCATCCCGGAATTCTGGTGGTGGACAAAGATCCTGCTGCGCTGTTCCTGGTAAAGGAACTGCTTGGCGGCATGGGGGTGCAGGTGGCGGGAGCGAAGGACGGCGCCCAAGCAAAGGAAGCGATAGCGGCGCAGGCCCCTCACGTGGCCCTGGTGGACATCGAG
Protein-coding regions in this window:
- a CDS encoding PAS domain S-box protein, encoding MLRLEKERTRTYLDEAEVIFVIINADQTTALINKKGREILGYAEEEIIGGNWIDMFVPEPERPQVKAVFDRILSGDVEPMKKYENFIIAKDGQKRLIAWNNAVLRDEDGKITAAVSAGVDVTAKREAEQELREAKETAEEATKVKDKFLSLVSHDLRGPAGTLNGLLGFIKHDIHAIAPEKTINTLDAAILSAKNMTDLIGDLLNVSRLKSGKLVPNSSFVDAFKLAAAAITTINQTAAAKNIGVSNEVPEETRLYCDANLIMEVLRNLLSNAIKFTRPGGKVAVFVPEKPGGSIGVRDTGVGIAAGVIENLFKYEEKTTTVGTAGERGTGLGLPLCEDIVRAHGGSISVESSQGGGTCFIVRLPEVHPGILVVDKDPAALFLVKELLGGMGVQVAGAKDGAQAKEAIAAQAPHVALVDIEMKAPDGSPLLEAFFRDPALKDTAIFATSYESDNETKRRAMALRAKDIVQKPFNEAELVSIIRRIMA